In the genome of Crassostrea angulata isolate pt1a10 chromosome 6, ASM2561291v2, whole genome shotgun sequence, the window ATAATTCCTAGAACTGTGCCAGCTTCTAACCCCGCCACCTACGTTGTTCGCAACGTTATCACTCGGTAAACTCGTAAAAAAGCATATGAAATCTTTATTAGGAACTATAAATGTCTTTAAGGAGAGTCATTATGCAACGCTTTTCTTTTGTATCATCCTATTAACGTGGGTTCCATTACACATATATTGAACAATTAATATCACCAAAAATCTGCACAACTTCGTGTGTGGTTTTGGAATTGTACAACATAGTTTCAGAAAggcatttatattttaaaagggATTTTTTATTCTCACAACAATAAAAAGTCTTGAAGCTCTCAACATAGCTGCTGACCTATGTGTCAAATATTTGgtaatttatgaaatgaaaaggGCTCAGAGAGGTAATAGCAGCAGGTCTCGGTGTCAGTGACGTCACAAGCGAGATGACGAGAGATAGCGAGACTCTCGCGCAGTAAGAAACGAGTCATCGGGGCATTATCTCGAGGCAATCAGATTatctaaatgaaattaaaacaatcatATCGTGATCTATAACTGCCAAAGTACTACTACACACGTGTGACGTGTgtacatttgttaaaattattcGCAATATTAATCAACGTACATTGATTGCTGTTTATAATGTTTAAATACGATGCAAAGCCTAAAGAAAAAATAGATTTCCCTGTTGTATGATTGTTTATTTTCACTTATTTAATTAAAGGTGAACGTATATTTATTGTTTTCGGTATCTTATTGGCATCAACAATAACACAAAACACACATAAACATATAACTGTTCTTTTCTCAAATGTGTTGGCACGTGTACTTTCAGTTAACATAAATGATGATTTaaacttttacaatttttttgattttgtttttgttggaaATATTTTCTGAAGTGTAGGAACGTATAATAATGTAATGTAAGTATAACAATGTAAGATTGTTAATGCTAATTCAACAATGATATACAAAGTATATACAAAGTTCATGATATAAACGAAAGTCAAAGACGGCTATTGCGAAATGCCaggttcatattttaaaaaaattaaattcttggTTTCACCGTCCAAAATTGACTATTTTGTATAAGTTTAATTTCTATAagattaaattatttcaaaaactttCAATCAGTtggtttgaatataaaaaataaatttgaattaaactgatttttcaaaacaaacatattgCCATGGGCATCGTTTGCTTAAAGTGAAATCtacatttgtttacaaagcTTGTCATTATCTCTTAGCTTGAAATTTGATCGATTTAATATGCTCAAATTTGCATGTGCCGAAAAgaaataatacttttttttccagAAGATTTTTAGAAATAGCTAATAGACAAAACGATCTAGCTAGCAAACtttgcaaatatatataaatatataacaaaaatgtataaaaatatatatttacatgtctAATTATCGAGATTTTTAGCTTTATGGGGAGGGGaactacattgtatttttatgtttaagcATTTATTCTTAGtgttaaaatattattgttgtcAATGGGTTTTTTTCGGGTATCTAAAATTCCCTTCTTAtatcaaaaatagttttattcaaaattaactgaatttataatgaaaaatcaaatgaaaaatgaaatttatatgcgtaaatatgaacaaaacgCTAGAACATTTGTTTGGTAAAAAGTTCattgtgtatgtgtgtgtaaCTTCTTTTTCGTTCGctctttttttatatcttggattcaaattttataataaataacgtcctaatcaaaagaaaatattttttcttaatttgtatctcttcatttaattgtttttgtgtaaataaaaaaaatcatggatatttacatttgtatggAAGAATTGTACGCTGATTCCGCTTTATCTTTCTCCGCGGGACACTGCTGTAGATTGGGTTACCCCTGTTGCTGAATCTGGTTAATACCGATAAACCGACAGCGAAAGGGGCCGCCCGCCTCATTAACATTCCACCAATCAAAACGCCGAATCGCCGAAAATCGAGCAGCAGCATTTTGATGCGATAATTCTCGGCAAATTATGCATAAAATGGGAATTTGGATGTACTATTTAATCAAACATGATCGCAAGTTTATGACATTATCAACGAAAGTGAAATGAAAACGATTAGAACAGGCAAAAATGGACTAATATTCTTATGATATATTTCTACGTGTGTGACTGTTGGACTACCGATTTTTTGCACAATAATATTTTGGCTTTAGTGTATATTTTTACTTGtttgttgatatatttatttgtgcGAGGTCTCTAGATAGTAGTCTGAATATCGGTCAGTTTACTATTGGGAACgcagaaaaataaacaagatgGAGACTGCAACAACCCTTGTGGATAGCAAGGATATTTCTACAAACCTGCAAATCCTTCAGGACGTGGACGGGAAAATAATTCCCAAAACCGAACCGGACACTTGCGATGATGACGCGACTTCTGATGACGACGATGAGGACTCTTCCGAGGAAACACCGACCACCACTACAACGGAGGAACCAAATCCGAAAGACGCCAAGAAACCCGGAGTTGGGGTTCGGCGTCAGGAAAAGCCTCCTTACTCGTACATTGCTTTGATCGTGATGGCCATCCAAGCTACCCCTAACAAACGATGCACATTGagtgaaatttataattttcttcaACAAAGGTTTCCATTTTTCAGAGGAACATACCAAGGTTGGAAAAACTCTGTCCGACATAATCTATCTTTGAATGAGTGCTTTATCAAATTACCTAAGGGCCTCGGTCGGCCCGGGAAAGGACATTACTGGACCATCGACCCTGCAGCCGAATTTATGTTCGAGGAAGGTTCCTTTCGTCGCCGTCCAAGAGGATTCCGAAGAAAATGTCAGGCTCTGAAGCCTTTCGGAATGATCGGAATGAATGGGGTGACTCCCGCTGGATCTCCAATGCTAGGGTcccattatgatttttttcaaaatacaaatatgaattctatGAACATGCAATGTGCAGTGAACTCCTCGCAGCCCTATGACACGTCAGGGATGATGACGTCACAACCCACAGGACTTCACCCATCAAGCTATTCCACTGTTCAGCATCAGTACAATCAAAATTGTAGTTTTAATTTACCCGGGAGTGGAAGATTCGGGTCCAGTTGTGCTATGTCCGGATTAGAGGGGGATTATGTTCAGAGTGGACCCTCGGGTAATCTCCCCTTATATGACAGAGACCATAATATGCAAGGTCTTTCCATGGCGTGGACAACGCAACGTTTTTCCAAACAGCAACCCCTTAGTCCGGCGGGAAGCACAGGTTCCGTTCCCAGTATATCTCCATCCGGTTCCGGGGAGCCTTCACCATATGTTACCAACACCATTACCACATCAGAACCTATGGATCTAGCTCTTGCAGGTAcatctatattttaaaaaatatatctcttTAACTCATTATTTATACCCCGACGTCAAATGAGAAATGTTTAAACAGCAaaaatttctgttattttttaaggAAGAAACTATTCAGTTCTCTTATCAACTTTTTGCACGTTTGAAACCGGCGCATTAATTAGTGAATTTTGCAACAGAAGTAACTCAATTATCGCCGGGTTTTTTCGTCGGAAAAAAACTGACATCGTTTTTGACACAACTCACGAGGGAGCATTCCTCACCCAcctaaaaaattacaaaacggTCGAAAAATGTTCTTTCCACGTGTGAGGGATTAGCACGTTTGTGTTTTCATTCGACGGGGTGTTTTCAAAACTAGGCCCAGATACCAGAAGAATCCCTTCAAGGATTACGTGTACTTTTCCAAAACTCGGTATATAATCGAtcaattgctttaaaaaaatcggataattatataaactaccagtaattaaaagttttaaatgaatactttaaaaaatataaaaattttatttgtatataacacGACTGTTTACATCATGCCGAGtattaaaatatgcatttaacgaaattaaaatataaaatctgaaaaaaagaaaaacaatcagTTTATAATTTCAACAtcgagttttaaaaaatcttaaatattttctgATTAATCAAATCGAAAAAAATACGTATTTCTTTGAGGTACTAAAAGAAAACACTGGTTACAGATATGATGGTTAAATAGTGAATATTCATAGATTATGACATGATATGATGATTAAATagtaaatattcataaatatctaATTGACTTTTTCCTCGGAATATAAAATCAAGCAAATCTTTGAACCGTTGGTACGAGACTGCAAGGCTTTTGTTCACATAGTGTTTACGCCAGACAGTAACTTATGTGTCTGGTTGTTAATGAGCTAAAAGGGGTGATTATCCAGCGCCTCTAATGAATTAATGTCCAGATCGGTACAGCGATACAGATGTCATGACCTTATCTACCAGAGGCCGTGGCAAGCAATCCCACCATGCACCGCCTGTGTCCTGTCGCAAAATGGTAAATGATAATGTAATAGGCCTAAAAGCAACAAAACTAAAACTTAAACCCACAAAAATACATTGGTttggttttatttctttattttaaattaattttccaAACAATTAATATCGGgtaacgttaaaaaaaaattaaccagcACATAACTTCATTGCTACCTATTTTtacattaacaatttacaaaattgCATGTGCTCGAAATTATCTTCTAATTTTTCATTCTTCTtgtttctaaaattgttttgtcgcatgaaaatttaaaatatcatcaaagcgagtatttatcaaaattacttgtaaattaatcctttattattttaattatatttttaatgggAAAAATCAGATATTCCGTACAGCTCAACCATGAAGGACTCGTGGTTGTACACAAGTGTCCACTAATTGAGCCCCTCCCTGACACATCAGATAGCGCTCCCTGCGATACCTCGGGGTCCTCCAGGGGCGTGTCAGGGGTCGGGATCCGTATTGTTCTGTATGTGTCAGACTCCCTCATCTCTGACGAAATTGGTCACTAATTAAGAATTAGATGTACATTGGCCATAAATCACATTacgaatctctctctctctcgctctcgctctctctctctctctctctctctctctctcatttatatatattacattcaCTAAAAACTAATACGTGTTAAATAAATAGTATACCATATTGAATATACTATATGCACTAAAAACTGATACGTGATAAATAAATAGTATATCATATTGACTGTACTATATGCAGCAAAAACTGATACGTTATAAGTAAATAGTATATCATATTGAATATGTAAAATCAGCAAGTgtcaaatattttgtaaacttgaataagtgtgaaacaaaaaattaatttatttcatctaCATCtatcaaattgataatttttctttttgtgtaatttgtatacttatttttaaatctgaaaaacatcgaaaataatattttacaaatatattcatAATACGCATTAGAACGAACGATCAATTATGCAATTCACATAGATATAGATCAACCATATCGGATAAGTCGGGTATGAAAATATTATCATGCGTTTATGCCGGCGATTAACTGTGAAATTGAAACAATGTTATTCCTCGGGTGTAGATAATTTAATGGTCTTTAATGTGAACCCCCGGGAAGTCCCGAGAGGAAAAGCGTCCACTTCAAACTGATCGTCATATGATAATTCATCAGGACTATCAAACGCTTCATTACTGGGGTCCGCTCGGACACCGCGGGGATTGTTTATTTATTCGGAGGGGTTAAGTAAACCTCCGTTCCTTCGGACGATACGGTGAATTGCATAATTCGGAACCTCTTTAGATTGTAGATAAGACTGGTCAGAAACCACAGATCTTGAAAGCTTTTGGTCGATGAGCGGCATTTCACGGTTATTCTTGTCGGATAAGAATCGCCGCATTACCCTCATCAGAAGTGATGATTCGTGAGAGAATGTTTAGGAAAACAACATAATTCTTGTTGTATTTGGTTTCAAACACGATGTTTTCGCACGGAAGTGTAAGGGAAAGCGGAATTTTTCCTTCTCTTGTTGTCTTAGCGGGTTCCTAGAACCTCCAAATCTTTTCTTTTCACACAAAAACGATCACGACAGAATCAAGACAAGACGAAAATGCTTGATTCCTCGTCAAAAATTTGTCTAATGTTTTGACAAAGcaatttaatgtatatatagataGTAACGAAATATCCAATGATTTCATAACGGAACGAAAAACTTTGTAAGGATGCGTATTTTTCGTGGGGCTTCGCAGCATGAACTGTTCATATGACTAGAAATCTGCGTCGTTGGCAGTCGTTATTctgaaaccaaagaaaaaaacccgatttttcttcttattctgcagattttatttcttaattattttacaaaaaatgtgcgaaaaataacttttgaaaagaatgcaacatttgtcgttttttttttttgttttttttataaatttctttaaaaatcaaaatgataaattactgttcatCGTTGCCAAAAGTCATTCAATGTGCCTTATggatgttatatatataaatactagCTTATATTCTAAAATTCTTTCAAGTcgaaaatttttagaaaaaaaaatcggttgataaaaaaatcataatgaaaACTATTACATCAGTGTCAAGCAAATAAATATGGCGTTTTATCTCCGCATGGCGGTTTGACGTTGTCGGTTGCTTCACCTTTATCGTGTGGAAAACACTTTCTTCATGTTTTTATCTCCGTCTGAAGGGCCACCAGTGGTACCCTTGTGGCGATCTGACGAAGCCCCACACACGATCTGACGATAACTGTGAATTACGGGGATCCGCGTGACACCATTTAGTGTGGTGTCAGATTGATATGGAAATTTTCATCTTGGAAAATAAAGCTTTGTTTGCATACATGTTTTTTCGGcggaaaatgttattttttcgaCATCAATCGAATTTGTACCTTTTTCTATCATACCAATTCAATACGAAAAGTTAGTATCTCTTGATTGACTTCTTTTccccaaatatttatttttattcaaaaataagatgTGGTTTTATAACTTACCAGTATGAAGACATCGCTCCTCTATAATACGATatagcttgttttttttttatatacactaGATATTATATTTGTATCGAGAGAGTATCAAACTCCAGTAAAAGATGCAAATATGATATGAATACAAAATCACAGTTGATGACTTCCATTAAGGGCgtgtattaataaaattttccAATACGatacaatattttgagatgcAATATCCGATATATTGGATTAGAAATTAAGTTGAACAATTTATGTAATATAGTATCACAGTGAAAAGAACTAAACCTGTgcaatgtctttttttatttcagttcaaaacaaaacaaaacttattttAGTGTAGGAAATAAAAACAGTCAGAACACTAAACATATTTCAATCATTTCAGCTGTAAAAATagaacaaaccaaaaaaaaaccacaaaattaggaatacaaaattttcaggactttCAACATTCTCGTGTTGCACAAACAATATCTCATCAATCCTACATCTATTCTTGTGATAaagtaataatataaaaaaaatttcaatagtATCTACACTAAGTTCTTCTAATAAGCATAATGAATTTAAAGATATAACATtagttagtacatgtaatttagacTCGGGTGAAATTCAGACACTTTTTCAACACCTGTTGTACAAAGCGACCTGGCGGCTTCTACAACGTTCCAAAACGTGCATTATGAATTGAGGGGAGCCCGATCCTCTTAATGGGAACGTAATTTGTCCCGAAAACGAAGCAGATGTATTGTAACAGATAACTCCCTCCGTGAACTCGCCCTAATGAATAAGTCATCTCGCCTGTCTAAGATGGTTAGCATAGAAAAATAAGTACACGTGATCTTgggtatatttttctttcttgagATTTCCGGAAAAAAATCCTTTGAGTTCTCTTTTTGTCCACCTGGGTATGCaataagtttgattttttttcttcatgtttcctaattttcttaattgtcttttttttcagGCATGCGACTTCAAGCACCTTCTTATAGCCAGAATACGTCTTGTGACAGGAAGCCATATTTTGGACACTATGGAACAAATGCAATGAATTCGGCGCTGCACCATGCGCCATATTATACCGAGAAATGTGTCATGTGACTTCGCTGATCGAATGAAGAATTTGCTCAGAACAAAATCTCGTCTCATTGGAAAGcggaaatattttataaaaccaaaaaaatatgatacatgtatgattctGGTGAAAAATGGACTGTGTGTGTTAGTAATTTAATGTTGTATGTGACATTTTGATAATATTCATTGTATTTTTAGCAATTTGACATGTGGATCTTATTCTATACAATGTAttgtatatttctatatataaactTACACAAAATATTCTGATTTGCTGTGTTTTatctatacttttttttcaacgaTTCATTGTCAGGTAATTGGTCTGACAATGTTTTCATCGCAACCCAAAGTACTTGATACAATCGTCTATTATCAGCGCTCAGCGGCAAACCTTTATCTTATattgaattatcaaaataattttacactAAATCCCCCAAAGTATTTCAAATACaatgaatatataataaaaattgtcaTCGTTTCTCTGCTTTAAGATACAGTCTTTGTATTTGGAAAGAGCTTACCAATTTTACAAACTCCATGGATGATACTGATTGTCGGTTGGATCGTCAAGATGATAATAGTCTGTCCCaaattattgcttccatcaatttttgatgatttttaataaaaatacacatacctgtgaaagaaatacaattgaaatcgatgaaagggaatatatccaagatatcttcattgaacaattatcccttttcactcataaaatttcacagaaacgaaaacaattttcttacggagatttgtaatgggaaatgtttacatcttttctccatttgaaatacactcggaatacatcgcgtaattttttaagattatcatccgggcttcttaatggctgatgcaatgcaaaatttccgtagactttcaatttttgtatgtgtattgaaacctgaagcggtagagggggcgtttcaaaacagataatctggacatttttcatattagtggatgaacgtagtttgagcacaaaggtatttactattattgaaatatcaagcaaaaagtggtggaagcaaaatctcgggacagagtataggaGTCTGAGTTATAATTACCATAAAATACGCGTTTAAACTTCAATTGCATCGAACACGAAGAAACCAAGCAGTAAATGATATGTATTAACACTGAATTCATTCAATTAGGAAAAAatcttacatgttttaaaactcttcttcgaacaatttcagatttgaaaATAGGTTGTTTGAGTTACATCGAATGTGACCAAcaataaactttaaatattgTGTGTCTATTGACTTCTACAtattctaaaatgaaaaaaaaaccatgttgGTTTCAGAAAATCTCGGTAGGTACCGTCATTAGTATATTCGAAAAAGGgaataatgaaattaatttaaaatcaaattttcccCTTAGAATACTGTATTGTGTATTGAAA includes:
- the LOC128186496 gene encoding forkhead box protein F1-like, which translates into the protein METATTLVDSKDISTNLQILQDVDGKIIPKTEPDTCDDDATSDDDDEDSSEETPTTTTTEEPNPKDAKKPGVGVRRQEKPPYSYIALIVMAIQATPNKRCTLSEIYNFLQQRFPFFRGTYQGWKNSVRHNLSLNECFIKLPKGLGRPGKGHYWTIDPAAEFMFEEGSFRRRPRGFRRKCQALKPFGMIGMNGVTPAGSPMLGSHYDFFQNTNMNSMNMQCAVNSSQPYDTSGMMTSQPTGLHPSSYSTVQHQYNQNCSFNLPGSGRFGSSCAMSGLEGDYVQSGPSGNLPLYDRDHNMQGLSMAWTTQRFSKQQPLSPAGSTGSVPSISPSGSGEPSPYVTNTITTSEPMDLALAGMRLQAPSYSQNTSCDRKPYFGHYGTNAMNSALHHAPYYTEKCVM